From a region of the Coprococcus comes ATCC 27758 genome:
- a CDS encoding RnfABCDGE type electron transport complex subunit D — protein sequence MSEQLKVSSSPHIRSKETTGNIMLWVIIALLPATFFGIYNFRDTHAWLLVIVTTAAAVLTEYIYEKLMHKKITIKDFSAAVTGLLLALNLPPTAPIWMGIIGSVFAILVVKQLFGGLGQNFMNPALGARCFLLISFTGRMTSFVYDGVSGATPLATIRANIEAGNAALDGVNSMDMLIGNIAGTIGETSVIAIVIGAIILILKGIIDLRIPGTYIVTFALFIGIFGGFVDGIGFFNVQYMTAELCGGGLMLGAWFMATDYVTSPITKKGQIVYGILLGCLTGLFRLFGGSAEGVSYAIIFSNLLVPLIERVTLPKPFGKGGEK from the coding sequence GTGAGTGAACAGTTAAAAGTATCATCTTCACCACATATCCGTTCTAAAGAGACAACCGGCAATATCATGCTGTGGGTTATCATCGCTCTGTTACCGGCAACTTTCTTTGGAATTTACAACTTCCGTGACACACATGCATGGCTGCTTGTTATTGTGACAACAGCAGCAGCAGTTCTTACGGAGTACATTTACGAAAAACTGATGCATAAAAAGATTACGATCAAGGATTTCAGTGCCGCAGTTACAGGACTTCTGCTTGCACTCAACCTTCCGCCGACAGCCCCAATCTGGATGGGAATCATCGGAAGTGTATTCGCGATCCTGGTTGTAAAGCAGCTCTTTGGCGGATTGGGACAGAACTTCATGAACCCTGCACTTGGAGCAAGATGTTTCCTTCTTATTTCCTTCACAGGAAGAATGACAAGCTTCGTATATGACGGCGTATCCGGTGCAACACCACTGGCAACGATCCGTGCTAATATCGAAGCAGGAAATGCAGCACTTGACGGTGTGAACAGCATGGACATGCTGATCGGAAATATTGCCGGAACCATCGGTGAGACATCCGTTATCGCAATCGTGATCGGAGCAATCATCCTGATCCTCAAAGGAATCATTGATCTTCGTATCCCGGGTACATATATTGTGACATTTGCACTTTTCATCGGAATCTTCGGTGGATTTGTAGATGGAATTGGATTCTTCAACGTTCAGTACATGACAGCAGAACTCTGTGGTGGTGGTCTGATGCTTGGAGCATGGTTTATGGCAACCGATTATGTAACTTCCCCGATCACCAAAAAAGGGCAGATCGTATATGGTATCCTTCTTGGATGTCTGACTGGTCTGTTCCGTCTGTTCGGTGGTTCAGCAGAAGGTGTATCTTATGCGATCATCTTCAGTAACCTTCTTGTACCGCTGATCGAGAGAGTTACTCTTCCAAAGCCTTTCGGTAAAGGAGGAGAAAAATAA
- the rsxC gene encoding electron transport complex subunit RsxC, with product MGLLTFKGGVHPNDGKSLAKDKAIVELLPQGDLVYPLSQHIGAPAKPVVAKGDHVLKGQKIAEAGGFVSAPIYASVSGTVKAIEPRVNPTGSKVNSIIIANDGQYEEVEYPQPKPLSELTKEEILNIIGEAGVVGMGGAGFPTRVKLSPKEPDKIDYIIANCAECEPYITADYRRMLENPELLVEGMRVILKLFDNAKGLFAIEDNKPDCIAKLKELTKDEPRMEVREMMTKYPQGAERQLIFANTGRAINSTMLPADAGCVVDNVETIISIYNAVVKGIPSMERVVTVTGDGVVNPGNYKVLFGTNQNELIEAAGGLKEGCEKVISGGPMMGFAMYTTDTPITKTSSSILCMSKDEVSACEPTACINCGRCVDACPSRIIPSRLADFAERHDEEAFLKFNGLECVECGSCSYVCPAKRQLKQAIGSMRKTALANKKKK from the coding sequence ATGGGACTTTTGACATTTAAAGGCGGAGTTCATCCGAACGACGGAAAAAGTCTTGCGAAAGACAAGGCAATCGTAGAACTTCTGCCACAGGGTGATCTTGTATACCCGTTATCCCAGCATATCGGAGCACCGGCTAAGCCAGTAGTAGCAAAAGGTGACCATGTGCTTAAAGGGCAGAAAATTGCCGAAGCGGGGGGCTTCGTGTCTGCACCGATCTATGCATCCGTATCAGGTACTGTAAAAGCGATTGAACCACGTGTGAATCCGACAGGTTCTAAAGTGAACAGTATCATCATTGCAAATGACGGTCAGTACGAAGAAGTAGAATATCCACAGCCAAAACCTCTTTCTGAACTGACAAAAGAAGAGATTCTGAATATCATTGGAGAGGCTGGCGTAGTAGGTATGGGTGGAGCAGGTTTCCCTACCAGAGTGAAGCTTTCACCAAAAGAGCCAGACAAGATTGATTATATCATTGCAAACTGTGCGGAATGTGAGCCGTATATTACTGCCGATTACAGAAGAATGCTGGAGAATCCGGAACTTCTGGTAGAAGGTATGCGTGTGATCCTGAAGCTTTTTGACAATGCGAAAGGTTTATTTGCAATCGAAGATAACAAACCGGACTGTATCGCAAAATTAAAAGAGCTAACCAAGGACGAGCCTCGTATGGAAGTCAGAGAGATGATGACAAAGTACCCACAGGGCGCAGAACGTCAGCTGATTTTTGCAAATACAGGACGTGCGATCAATTCTACCATGCTTCCGGCAGATGCTGGATGTGTAGTAGACAACGTAGAGACCATCATCAGCATTTACAATGCAGTAGTAAAAGGCATTCCTTCTATGGAACGTGTCGTTACTGTAACAGGGGATGGAGTTGTAAATCCTGGTAACTACAAAGTACTCTTCGGAACCAACCAGAACGAACTGATCGAAGCCGCCGGCGGACTCAAAGAAGGCTGTGAAAAAGTTATTTCAGGTGGACCGATGATGGGATTTGCGATGTATACGACAGATACACCGATCACCAAGACATCTTCATCTATTCTTTGCATGTCAAAAGATGAAGTATCAGCCTGTGAACCGACAGCATGTATCAACTGTGGACGGTGCGTTGACGCCTGTCCAAGCCGCATTATTCCGTCAAGACTGGCTGATTTTGCAGAACGCCATGACGAAGAAGCGTTCCTCAAATTCAATGGGCTTGAATGTGTAGAATGTGGATCCTGCAGTTATGTATGTCCGGCTAAGAGACAACTGAAGCAGGCAATCGGATCGATGAGAAAAACCGCACTTGCCAACAAAAAGAAAAAATAG
- the rpsA gene encoding 30S ribosomal protein S1 produces MSELTFEQMLDESFKTIHNGEVVDGTVIDVKPDEIILNIGYKADGIITRSEYTNDNSVDLTTVVSVGDPMTVKVLKVNDGEGQVLLTYKRLVAEKGNERLKEAFENKEVLKAPVTQILGGGLSVVVDEARVFIPASLVSDTYEKDLSKYKDQEIEFVISEFNPRRNRIIGDRRQLLVAERAEKQKELFAKLKVGDVIEGTVKNVTDFGAFIDLGGVDGLLHISEMSWGRVDNPKKVFTVGETLKVLVKDIHDTKVALSLKFPETNPWANAAEKYAVGTVVTGKVARMTDFGAFVELAPGVDALLHVSQISRAHVEKPSDVLSVGQEITAKIVDLNEADKKISLSMKALENAEAQEETEE; encoded by the coding sequence ATGTCAGAATTAACTTTTGAACAAATGTTAGACGAGTCATTTAAAACAATTCATAATGGAGAGGTCGTAGATGGTACTGTAATTGATGTTAAGCCAGATGAAATCATCTTAAATATAGGATACAAAGCAGACGGTATCATCACCAGAAGTGAATATACCAATGATAACAGTGTAGATCTTACAACTGTTGTTTCTGTTGGTGATCCGATGACTGTTAAAGTGCTGAAAGTCAATGATGGAGAAGGACAGGTTCTTCTTACATACAAGAGACTTGTTGCAGAAAAAGGTAACGAAAGATTAAAAGAAGCATTCGAGAACAAAGAAGTCCTGAAAGCACCGGTTACTCAGATTCTTGGCGGTGGATTAAGCGTTGTTGTAGATGAAGCAAGAGTATTCATCCCGGCGAGTCTTGTATCAGATACTTACGAAAAAGACCTTTCTAAGTACAAAGATCAGGAAATCGAATTTGTTATCAGCGAATTCAATCCAAGAAGAAACCGTATCATCGGTGACAGAAGACAGCTTCTTGTTGCCGAAAGAGCAGAAAAGCAGAAAGAACTCTTCGCTAAACTTAAAGTCGGTGATGTGATCGAAGGAACAGTTAAGAACGTAACAGATTTCGGCGCATTTATCGATCTCGGCGGAGTAGACGGACTTCTTCATATCTCTGAGATGTCATGGGGAAGAGTTGACAATCCGAAGAAAGTATTCACAGTTGGTGAAACTCTTAAAGTTCTTGTTAAAGATATCCATGATACAAAAGTTGCACTCAGCTTAAAATTCCCGGAGACAAATCCATGGGCTAACGCAGCTGAGAAGTACGCTGTAGGTACAGTTGTAACAGGAAAAGTTGCAAGAATGACAGACTTTGGTGCATTCGTAGAACTTGCTCCTGGAGTAGATGCACTCCTTCATGTATCACAGATCTCAAGAGCACATGTTGAAAAACCTTCAGACGTACTTTCTGTAGGTCAGGAGATTACAGCTAAGATCGTAGATCTTAACGAAGCTGACAAGAAGATCAGCCTTAGCATGAAAGCACTTGAAAATGCAGAAGCTCAGGAAGAAACTGAAGAATAA
- the ispH gene encoding 4-hydroxy-3-methylbut-2-enyl diphosphate reductase, producing the protein MEVIRAKSAGFCFGVKRAVDTVYEQVEKQMGKQIYTYGPIIHNEEVVKDMEAHGVKVLHSEEELKGLEEGLVIIRSHGVPKRICDLMDEKGIEYVDATCPFVKRIHKIVAEESKKGSRIIIIGNPDHPEVEGIRGWAGENVTVIKNAEEAEKFENTTSERICIVSQTTFNYNKFKDLVEIISEKGYDISVLNTICNATRERQTEARSIAKEVDAMIVIGDKHSSNTQKLYEICSRECHNTYYIQTLDDFDMNQLRSVETVGITAGASTPNNIIEEVQNNVRINF; encoded by the coding sequence ATGGAAGTAATACGCGCAAAAAGTGCCGGATTCTGCTTTGGTGTAAAACGCGCTGTCGATACAGTATATGAGCAGGTTGAAAAACAGATGGGAAAACAGATCTATACTTATGGTCCGATCATCCATAATGAAGAGGTTGTAAAGGACATGGAAGCACATGGCGTAAAAGTCCTGCACAGTGAGGAAGAACTGAAAGGTCTGGAAGAAGGACTGGTGATTATCCGCTCTCATGGTGTTCCAAAGAGAATCTGTGACCTAATGGATGAAAAAGGCATCGAATATGTAGATGCAACCTGTCCGTTTGTGAAAAGAATCCATAAGATTGTTGCCGAAGAAAGTAAAAAAGGCAGCCGGATCATTATCATTGGTAATCCGGATCACCCTGAGGTTGAAGGAATCCGGGGCTGGGCAGGAGAAAATGTAACCGTTATAAAAAATGCAGAAGAAGCAGAAAAATTTGAAAATACTACATCCGAAAGAATTTGTATTGTGTCGCAGACGACATTTAATTACAATAAATTCAAAGATTTAGTTGAAATTATTTCAGAAAAGGGTTATGATATAAGTGTTTTAAATACGATTTGTAATGCAACCAGAGAGCGTCAGACAGAAGCAAGGAGCATTGCAAAAGAGGTGGATGCTATGATTGTAATCGGAGACAAACATAGTTCCAATACCCAGAAACTGTATGAAATATGCAGCAGGGAATGTCACAATACGTACTATATACAGACACTTGACGATTTTGATATGAATCAATTAAGGTCCGTGGAAACAGTAGGTATTACAGCAGGGGCATCCACGCCCAACAATATAATTGAGGAGGTTCAAAATAATGTCAGAATTAACTTTTGA
- a CDS encoding RNA 2'-phosphotransferase: MSLTSTSKFVSLILRHKPETIGIQLDEHGWANVDELIAGISKTCEFNREILEEIVRTDNKQRFTFNEDKTKIRANQGHSIPVDVELPAAIPPETLWHGTGEKYVASIDQQGLIPKGRLYVHLSSDAATATKVGSRHGKPVLYIVKTKDMYDDGYSFFLSKNGAWLTKEVPVKYLIKEQTERLLNR; encoded by the coding sequence ATGAGTTTAACAAGCACAAGCAAATTTGTAAGTTTAATTTTACGTCACAAACCAGAAACAATTGGAATCCAGTTGGATGAACATGGCTGGGCAAATGTAGACGAGCTGATTGCCGGAATTTCAAAAACCTGTGAATTTAACAGAGAAATACTGGAAGAAATTGTACGGACAGATAACAAACAAAGATTTACTTTTAATGAAGATAAAACAAAGATTCGGGCAAATCAGGGACATTCGATTCCTGTTGATGTAGAATTACCAGCAGCAATACCGCCTGAAACGCTCTGGCATGGAACTGGAGAAAAATATGTTGCATCCATTGATCAACAAGGATTGATTCCAAAGGGTAGGTTATATGTGCATTTATCATCAGACGCAGCTACAGCTACGAAAGTCGGATCACGTCACGGAAAACCAGTGCTTTATATCGTAAAAACAAAAGATATGTATGACGATGGATATTCATTTTTCTTATCAAAAAATGGAGCATGGTTAACAAAAGAAGTCCCCGTAAAATATTTAATCAAAGAACAGACAGAAAGATTGCTGAACAGATAG
- a CDS encoding zinc-ribbon domain-containing protein — protein MEDWDFIANYCLVNPDEILDTYSQKVWWNCKRSSEHKYPLSPADKVFYQKRHRESCPYCKGRRRKKKFF, from the coding sequence ATGGAAGATTGGGATTTTATTGCAAACTATTGCCTTGTAAATCCCGATGAAATATTAGATACATATTCACAAAAGGTTTGGTGGAATTGTAAAAGAAGTTCTGAACACAAATATCCGTTAAGTCCAGCTGATAAAGTTTTCTATCAGAAGAGACATCGTGAATCCTGCCCTTATTGTAAAGGACGCCGTAGAAAAAAGAAATTTTTCTAA
- a CDS encoding C40 family peptidase — MRKFKQAFLASVLASSMVVTPVFADDVSNLQNSKNAAQSEVNSLQSELQTLIEKMSKLEDDLVSTGQQITQAQDDLTVAKEKEHQQYEDMKKRIKYMYEEGNSTAIETLISAENFSDLLNKAEYVQNVHSYDRKQLQEYIDTKQQIADLKAQLEEDQANLESMQSDYEAEQTTLSNTLESKKEEVADLDQQLQAAVAAAEAKRQAEEAAKAAKAAESTKSNSTVASTSNSGSQTVGNTTNNNGNNNTTVTPSAPSTPSTPSTPSTPTVTPDTSNNNSSSDNGGSTYGNGSAILSAAAAYLGVPYVWGGTSGSGVDCSGLVYLAHQACGIPITRNSYSQGSGGQAVSDPQPGDVVCYGGHVGIYAGGGQMIHAPQPGEVVCYTSVDYAYHWYRRYW, encoded by the coding sequence ATGAGAAAATTTAAACAAGCATTTTTGGCATCTGTTCTTGCAAGTTCAATGGTAGTTACGCCAGTATTTGCAGATGATGTCAGCAATCTGCAGAATAGTAAAAATGCAGCACAGAGTGAAGTGAATTCTCTTCAGTCAGAATTGCAGACACTAATTGAAAAAATGAGTAAGCTGGAAGATGATCTGGTGTCAACAGGTCAGCAGATCACACAGGCACAGGATGATCTTACTGTTGCTAAAGAAAAAGAACATCAGCAGTACGAAGATATGAAGAAGCGTATCAAGTATATGTATGAAGAAGGCAACTCGACTGCGATTGAGACTCTGATCAGTGCTGAGAATTTCTCAGACTTGCTTAACAAAGCAGAGTATGTTCAGAACGTACATAGTTATGATAGAAAGCAGCTTCAGGAATATATTGATACCAAGCAGCAGATTGCAGATCTGAAAGCACAGCTTGAAGAAGATCAGGCGAATCTGGAGTCTATGCAGTCTGATTATGAGGCAGAGCAGACGACGCTGAGTAATACGCTGGAATCTAAGAAAGAAGAAGTCGCAGATCTGGATCAACAGCTTCAGGCAGCTGTAGCAGCAGCTGAAGCAAAGAGGCAGGCAGAAGAAGCTGCAAAGGCAGCAAAAGCAGCTGAGTCAACAAAGTCAAATTCGACCGTTGCATCGACAAGCAACAGTGGTTCACAGACTGTAGGTAATACAACAAATAACAATGGTAATAACAACACAACCGTTACACCGAGTGCACCAAGTACGCCAAGTACACCAAGTACGCCAAGTACCCCGACAGTGACTCCGGATACAAGTAATAATAACAGCAGTAGTGATAACGGTGGAAGTACATATGGCAACGGAAGCGCTATTTTAAGTGCAGCAGCAGCATACCTTGGAGTTCCTTATGTATGGGGCGGTACTTCGGGAAGTGGTGTTGATTGTTCAGGTCTTGTATACCTGGCACATCAGGCATGTGGTATTCCAATTACACGTAACTCATACAGTCAGGGAAGTGGCGGACAGGCAGTGTCAGACCCGCAGCCGGGTGATGTTGTATGTTACGGAGGACATGTGGGAATCTACGCAGGAGGCGGACAGATGATTCATGCACCGCAGCCGGGTGAGGTCGTATGTTATACAAGTGTTGATTATGCATACCACTGGTATAGAAGATACTGGTAA
- a CDS encoding VOC family protein, with the protein MNFKFNHNNLNVRDLEKSIQFYKDALGLTVVREKDAADGSFKLVYLSDGSSVHQLELTWLRDMDRPYDLGDNEIHLAFTVDDMDAALAHHKEMNCVCFENESMGIYFIEDPDGYWLEIVPEK; encoded by the coding sequence ATGAATTTCAAATTCAACCATAACAACTTAAATGTACGTGACCTTGAAAAATCAATTCAATTCTACAAAGATGCACTCGGACTCACCGTAGTCCGCGAAAAAGATGCTGCTGACGGAAGTTTTAAGCTCGTCTACCTCAGTGATGGAAGCTCCGTTCATCAGCTCGAGCTCACCTGGCTTCGCGACATGGACCGCCCATACGACCTCGGCGACAACGAAATCCACCTCGCCTTCACCGTAGACGACATGGATGCCGCCCTCGCACACCATAAAGAAATGAACTGCGTCTGTTTCGAAAATGAGTCCATGGGCATCTACTTCATCGAAGACCCAGACGGTTACTGGTTAGAAATTGTACCTGAAAAATAA
- a CDS encoding glutamate synthase subunit beta, translated as MGKATGFMDYDRRDAECESPKERIKHFREFHTPLSKEEQEIQGARCMACGVPFCQAGQMIAGMASGCPLHNLVPEWNDLIYHGNWEEAYYRLKKTNNFPEFTSRVCPGLCEAACTCNLHGSPVTTKANEYGIIENAYEKGYAKACPPKARTGKKIAIIGSGPSGLAVADQLNKRGHLVTVFEREDKPGGLLRYGIPNMKLEKQFIDRKLAVMEEEGIRFETGCNIGKDKKSAELLKAFDRVVLCCGASHPRDIKVPGRDAKGIYFAVDFLKSTTKCLWKNEMQLKEGEYISAKGKNVIVIGGGDTGNDCVGTSIRHGAKSVLQLEMMPKLPDERSAMNPWPEWPRVCKTDYGQQEAIALWGHDPRVYQTTVKEFVKDKNGNLCKVVLVKLESKKDEKTERMMMAEVAGSEYTVNAELVLIAAGFLGSEDYVTKAFGVEVNERTNVKTAPGEYKTNVPNIFTAGDMHRGQSLVVWAIREGREAAQQIDLDLMGYTNLSVQ; from the coding sequence GTGGGAAAAGCAACAGGATTTATGGATTATGACAGACGCGATGCAGAGTGCGAATCTCCAAAAGAGAGAATTAAGCATTTCCGGGAATTCCACACGCCTCTGTCAAAAGAAGAGCAGGAAATACAGGGCGCCAGATGTATGGCATGCGGCGTCCCGTTCTGCCAGGCGGGACAGATGATCGCAGGGATGGCAAGCGGCTGTCCTCTGCATAATCTGGTGCCGGAGTGGAATGACCTGATTTATCACGGCAACTGGGAAGAGGCATATTACCGGCTGAAAAAGACAAACAATTTTCCGGAATTTACTTCCAGGGTATGCCCGGGACTTTGTGAGGCGGCATGTACCTGCAACCTGCACGGAAGCCCGGTGACGACTAAAGCAAATGAATATGGGATTATTGAAAATGCTTACGAAAAGGGATATGCAAAAGCATGTCCGCCGAAAGCGCGTACCGGCAAAAAGATAGCGATAATCGGTTCCGGACCTTCCGGTCTCGCAGTCGCAGATCAGTTAAATAAACGAGGACATCTGGTAACAGTATTTGAGCGGGAAGATAAGCCGGGTGGACTTCTCCGCTATGGAATCCCGAATATGAAGCTGGAAAAACAGTTCATCGACCGGAAACTTGCAGTAATGGAAGAAGAAGGCATCCGTTTTGAAACTGGATGCAATATTGGAAAAGATAAGAAATCTGCAGAACTTCTGAAAGCGTTTGACCGGGTGGTGCTTTGTTGCGGTGCATCCCATCCGCGTGATATAAAAGTACCCGGAAGAGATGCAAAAGGAATCTACTTTGCAGTAGATTTTCTGAAATCAACTACGAAATGTCTCTGGAAAAATGAGATGCAGCTGAAAGAAGGCGAATATATTTCTGCAAAGGGCAAAAATGTAATTGTCATCGGTGGTGGCGATACGGGAAATGACTGTGTTGGAACGTCGATCCGTCATGGTGCAAAATCCGTTCTTCAGCTGGAAATGATGCCGAAACTTCCGGATGAGAGAAGCGCTATGAATCCATGGCCGGAGTGGCCGAGAGTCTGCAAGACAGACTATGGTCAGCAGGAAGCAATTGCTCTCTGGGGACATGATCCGAGGGTTTATCAGACAACGGTAAAGGAATTTGTCAAAGATAAGAATGGAAATCTTTGCAAGGTGGTTCTTGTGAAACTGGAAAGCAAGAAGGATGAAAAGACCGAACGTATGATGATGGCAGAGGTCGCAGGAAGTGAGTACACGGTAAATGCAGAACTGGTGCTGATCGCAGCGGGGTTCCTCGGAAGTGAGGATTATGTGACAAAGGCATTCGGTGTGGAAGTCAATGAGCGCACGAATGTTAAAACAGCTCCGGGTGAGTATAAAACGAATGTGCCGAATATATTTACGGCAGGAGATATGCACAGAGGACAGTCACTGGTTGTGTGGGCAATCCGGGAAGGAAGAGAAGCGGCACAGCAGATAGATCTGGATCTGATGGGGTATACGAATCTGTCAGTACAGTAA